In Candidatus Angelobacter sp., a single window of DNA contains:
- a CDS encoding FAD:protein FMN transferase: MATRFEVLLHGENEVSLRAAAEEALDEIERLDAQLSPYNPASEVSHINARAAHNAVRVEPALFRLIRHAKELSRETRGAFDITVGPLMRCWGFMRGSGKTPHPADIAAAREKVGIELLEMDERDFTIRFARNDVMIDLGSIGKGFALERAARFLREAGVASAILHGGTSTVCTIGTPPDAAAWNVAVPHPDFAGQSLSSGGAPPAADDGLESGGILAIVPLKDEALSVSAVWGKAFEADGRVYGHVIDPRKGEPVEGAVLAAVVLPSATESDAL; encoded by the coding sequence ATGGCGACGCGGTTCGAGGTTCTGCTCCACGGCGAGAACGAGGTGTCCCTTCGCGCAGCCGCGGAAGAAGCCCTTGACGAAATCGAGCGGCTGGACGCGCAGCTCAGTCCGTACAATCCGGCAAGCGAAGTCAGCCACATCAACGCGCGAGCTGCGCACAACGCAGTCCGTGTGGAGCCCGCACTTTTCCGGCTGATCCGGCACGCGAAGGAACTGAGCCGGGAAACCAGGGGCGCGTTTGACATCACGGTAGGGCCCCTCATGCGCTGCTGGGGTTTCATGCGTGGCTCAGGGAAAACACCGCACCCGGCCGATATCGCCGCCGCGCGGGAGAAGGTCGGAATCGAACTGCTGGAAATGGATGAGCGGGATTTCACGATACGTTTTGCGCGTAATGACGTGATGATTGATCTCGGCTCGATTGGCAAGGGTTTTGCGCTGGAGCGCGCCGCGCGGTTCCTGCGCGAAGCCGGCGTGGCCAGCGCCATCCTTCATGGCGGGACGAGCACCGTCTGCACCATTGGCACTCCACCGGATGCCGCCGCCTGGAACGTCGCCGTACCTCACCCGGATTTCGCCGGACAGTCGCTTTCGTCCGGCGGAGCGCCCCCCGCCGCCGATGACGGGCTGGAAAGCGGGGGGATCCTGGCAATCGTTCCACTGAAGGACGAGGCGCTTTCGGTTTCGGCGGTCTGGGGCAAGGCGTTTGAAGCAGACGGGAGGGTGTACGGGCACGTAATTGACCCGCGGAAAGGCGAACCGGTCGAAGGCGCGGTACTGGCCGCCGTAGTTTTGCCATCCGCCACAGAATCCGACGCGCTTT
- a CDS encoding Gfo/Idh/MocA family oxidoreductase, whose protein sequence is MDQNNTSSLAGAETRRNFIKKAATAAAAVAAANPFKTPVYGQSSAPSTGRVIGANDRIAVGYIGIGGPPSNCPGMGLAHVNSQKEHAAENNIVQAAVCDLYKTRIGIAKKAIGTSDVAEFDDHRKLLERKDIDAVVIATHDPWHAQCAIDAMQAGKHVYCEKPMTRYLDEAFEVYDTVKRTGRIFQLGSQGCSAAAWHKAADLIKAGQIGKLVWGQGYYCRNSKNGEWNYSIDTGATPETVKWDTWLGKVNKKVPFNPDHFFRWRKFYPYCTGLLGDLVPHRLLPLMLATGNPEFPKRVVCLGVKAWDSDKGTPGALERDVPEHLELLAQFPSGLTLTVVSSTVNATSPGFVIYGHQASLNIGDAGNRLSLVPERPFADEIDPITMDGLEPHEDVGAHEKNWFQSIRANKQPNAGIELAVRAQTVISLAEMSERLNMTCLFDEKTRKITDGSGKEVKAITYGTLELS, encoded by the coding sequence ATGGACCAGAACAACACATCCTCCCTCGCGGGCGCGGAAACGCGCCGTAATTTCATAAAAAAGGCGGCCACGGCGGCCGCAGCCGTGGCTGCCGCGAATCCGTTCAAAACGCCGGTTTACGGCCAGAGCTCGGCGCCCTCGACCGGCCGGGTGATCGGAGCCAATGACCGTATCGCGGTGGGTTACATCGGCATCGGCGGTCCGCCGTCGAATTGTCCGGGCATGGGGCTGGCGCATGTCAACAGCCAGAAGGAGCACGCCGCCGAAAACAACATCGTCCAGGCCGCCGTTTGCGACCTTTACAAAACCCGGATTGGAATCGCCAAGAAGGCCATTGGGACCAGTGACGTGGCTGAATTTGACGACCATCGCAAGCTGCTCGAGCGAAAAGATATTGACGCCGTCGTAATCGCCACCCACGACCCCTGGCACGCGCAGTGCGCGATCGACGCCATGCAGGCAGGCAAGCACGTCTATTGCGAGAAACCGATGACGCGTTATCTCGACGAAGCGTTCGAGGTTTACGACACCGTCAAGCGCACCGGCAGAATTTTCCAGCTCGGCTCTCAAGGTTGCTCTGCTGCGGCCTGGCACAAGGCCGCCGACCTCATCAAAGCAGGGCAGATCGGGAAACTGGTCTGGGGGCAGGGTTATTATTGCCGCAACAGCAAGAATGGTGAGTGGAATTATTCGATCGATACCGGGGCCACACCGGAGACGGTGAAGTGGGACACCTGGCTGGGCAAGGTCAACAAGAAGGTTCCGTTCAATCCTGACCATTTCTTCCGGTGGCGGAAGTTTTATCCCTACTGCACGGGCCTGTTGGGTGACCTGGTTCCACACCGGCTTTTGCCATTGATGCTGGCCACCGGCAACCCCGAGTTTCCGAAGCGTGTCGTGTGTCTCGGCGTCAAGGCCTGGGACTCGGACAAGGGCACACCCGGCGCCCTGGAGCGGGACGTGCCGGAGCACCTCGAATTGCTGGCGCAGTTCCCCAGCGGCCTCACGCTGACCGTCGTATCCAGCACGGTGAACGCCACCAGCCCGGGGTTTGTGATCTATGGTCACCAGGCCAGTTTGAACATCGGCGACGCGGGAAACCGGTTGAGCCTGGTGCCAGAGCGGCCGTTCGCGGACGAAATCGACCCGATTACGATGGATGGTCTCGAACCGCACGAAGACGTTGGCGCCCACGAGAAGAACTGGTTTCAAAGCATCCGTGCCAACAAGCAGCCAAATGCCGGCATAGAACTCGCCGTTCGCGCCCAAACCGTGATCAGTCTGGCTGAAATGTCCGAGCGCCTGAACATGACCTGCCTGTTCGACGAGAAAACACGGAAGATCACCGATGGCTCGGGCAAGGAAGTCAAGGCCATCACTTACGGCACGCTGGAATTATCGTAA